In the genome of Poecilia reticulata strain Guanapo linkage group LG16, Guppy_female_1.0+MT, whole genome shotgun sequence, one region contains:
- the phactr4b gene encoding phosphatase and actin regulator 4B isoform X3, with product MENRDNETEQHHSTMVGEGGSTGDTTPPPKRKGKFSTIGKIFKPWKWRKKKSSEKFKETSEELERKMSTRRTRQELIEQGLLKEVPDNDGEAQNVKQSYVKNGHTLPVSGGGGGVISSGRSPGNQVKLPGESDFRMHPGRLTQPEDHRGRSPSDGDRRGALCSRGTGLHEEGWRSGGMGLHVHGEGEWKSNLAWQGQIHAQKDEGRRGGRLHPDDGQRRLGLQKAPSEDGRRRPAEAEWKPTLPRHASAEEGRTRRESDSHFVPELEALQDTLREPLPPKQSVMPPKWLMSSTPEPGNEGPPRTPSNHPATLYSSPSSGTSKPVRSVSSAGTSTHPLAPSALTPSSQGTKQPPLPPPKPVNRNNAAMLVSALQGGENAQLPLYWSCWKRECDYDVYLSLPVYLCRRAGGLRSGDFSQATGGASLHPAKPSPPMPPKRTTPVTKRNTEDPTPSHPIIPSPHSVEDHSILPMGFQLPPPPPSPPLPTHIPPSPPRQHMHTHHLHHQHSYPHPLPQPIPMLFDPPSPTVESPQRPAPVPLHIMIQRALSSPGPAQPHPDGVQRAHALLFETPPEYQADRGRPLPVSIQPLKLSEDDYSEEEEEEDDEEEEEYDGEIPQPELEPRSRRCLVGDAGVCGLPGDNSSEEEEDEEEDERGQHDREDSDSDDQVAHKEEDSDEEDEPPLSALASRVKRKDTLALKLSSRPCAPDRDRFTQERSSREDQPLGQTGLTWQSREQWEAIRTQIGTALTRRLSQRPTAEELEQRNILQPKNQADRQAEVREIKRRLTRKLSQRPTVAELQARKILRFHEYVEVTEAQDYDRRADKPWTKLTPADKAAIRKELNDYKSTEMEVHEESRIYTRFHRP from the exons ATAATGAAACGGAGCAGCACCACAGCACAATGGTGGGAGAGGGGGGCAGCACAGGGGACACTACCCCTCCCCCAAAGCGTAAAGGCAAGTTTTCTACTATTGGCAAGATCTTCAAACCCTGGAAGTGGcggaagaagaaaagcagcgaAAAGTTCAAAGAAACATCCGAAG AACTGGAGAGAAAGATGTCGACTAGACGTACCCGACAGGAGCTCATAGAGCAGGGCCTGCTGAAGGAGGTCCCAGATAACG ATGGAGAGGcgcaaaatgtgaaacagtccTACGTTAAAAACGGCCACACGCTTCCAGTcagtggaggaggtggaggagtcATCAGCAGTGGGAGGAGCCCAGGTAACCAGGTCAAACTCCCAGGAGAGTCGGACTTTAGGATGCACCCTGGGAGGCTCACCCAGCCGGAGGACCACAGGGGCCGCTCTCCCTCAGACGGAGACCGCCGCGGAGCTTTGTGCTCCAGGGGCACCGGACTGCATGAGGAGGGGTGGAGAAGCGGGGGCATGGGGCTACACGTGCATGGGGAGGGTGAATGGAAGTCCAACCTGGCCTGGCAGGGACAGATCCACGCTCAGAAGGACGAAGGCAGGCGCGGGGGCAGACTCCACCCCGACGATGGGCAGAGAAGGCTGGGGCTGCAGAAGGCCCCGTCGGAGGACGGCAGGAGGCGACCGGCAGAAGCAGAGTGGAAGCCGACGCTTCCTCGACATGCCTCCGCAGAGGAGGGAAGGACCCGCAGAG AGTCAGACAGCCATTTTGTACCTGAACTGGAGGCGCTGCAGGACACTCTTCGTGAACCTCTGCCGCCTAAGCAGTCGGTCATGCCTCCCAAGTGGCTGATGAGTTCCACCCCTGAGCCCGGAAACGAGGGCCCGCCTCGGACGCCGTCCAACCACCCCGCGACCCTTTACTCGTCCCCCTCCTCCGGGACTTCCAAACCCGTTCGGTCCGTGTCTTCTGCGGGAACCAGCACGCATCCGCTTGCACCCTCAGCCCTGACGCCCTCCTCTCAGGGCACCAAGCAGCCTCCTCTGCCTCCACCCAAGCCCGTAAACCGGAACAACGCGGCCATGCTGG TATCCGCCCTGCAGGGGGGAGAAAACGCTCAGCTTCCCCTCTACTGGTCCTGCTGGAAGCGAGAGTGCGACTACGATGTCTACCTGTCTCTGCCCGTCTACCTGTGCCGGCGGGCCGGAGGCCTGCGCTCAG GCGACTTCAGTCAAGCCACGGGGGGTGCGAGTCTCCATCCGGCTAAGCCCTCCCCTCCAATGCCTCCTAAGAGGACAACCCCGGTCACTAAGCGCAACACGGAGGACCCCACTCCGAGCCATCCCATCATTCCGTCCCCGCACTCTGTGGAGGACCACAGCATCCTCCCCATGGGCTTCCAGctgccccctcctcctccttccccacCCCTGCCGACCCACATACCGCCCTCTCCGCCCCGCCAGCACATGCACACCCACCACCTCCACCATCAGCACTCCTACCCGCACCCTCTTCCGCAGCCCATACCGATGCTGTTCGACCCACCGAGCCCAACCGTGGAGTCGCCCCAGCGCCCCGCCCCCGTCCCGCTGCACATCATGATCCAGCGAGCGCTGTCCAGTCCTGGCCCGGCGCAGCCTCATCCGGACGGGGTGCAGCGGGCACACGCGCTGCTTTTCGAAACCCCTCCGGAGTATCAAGCAGATCGCGGCCGACCTCTCCCCGTCAGCATTCAGCCTCTAAAGCT GTCTGAAGATGACTACtcggaggaagaagaggaagaagatgacgaggaagaagaggagtATGACGGTGAAATCCCCCAGCCGGAGCTGGAGCCACGGAGTCGCCGCTGCCTGGTCGGGGATGCTGGTGTTTGTGGCCTTCCTGGGGACAACAgcagtgaggaggaggaagacgaggaagaGGACGAGCGAGGACAGCATGACAGGGAGGACAGcgattcagatgatcaggtgGCCCATAAAGAGGAAGACTCTGATGAAGAGGACGAACCCCCACTCA GTGCCCTGGCCAGCAGGGTCAAGAGGAAGGACACTCTGGCTCTGAAGCTGAGCAGCCGTCCCTGCGCCCCAGACAGGGACAggttcacacaggagagaagcagcagagaggacCAGCCTCTGGGTCAGACGGGCCTGACCTGGCAGAGCAGGGAGCAGTGGGAGGCCATTCGTACACAGATTGGCACCGCACTCACACG GCGGCTCAGCCAGAGACCGACTGCTGAGGAGCTTGAGCAAAGGAACATCCTTCAGC ccaAAAATCAAGCTGATAGGCAAGCGGAGGTCAGGGAGATCAAACGGCGTCTGACCAGAAAG CTGAGTCAACGACCCACAGTCGCAGAGCTGCAGGCGAGAAAGATCCTGCGTTTCCACGAGTATGTGGAAGTCACAGAGGCCCAGGACTACGACCGGAGGGCGGACAAACCATGGACCAAGCTGACTCCTGCAGACAAG GCCGCCATCCGGAAGGAGCTCAACGACTATAAAAGCACTGAAATGGAAGTTCATGAAGAGAGTAGAATTTACACAAG GTTTCATCGGCCTTAG
- the phactr4b gene encoding phosphatase and actin regulator 4B isoform X4, with translation MACCFRSRHRGSWTLSSPLPDNETEQHHSTMVGEGGSTGDTTPPPKRKGKFSTIGKIFKPWKWRKKKSSEKFKETSEELERKMSTRRTRQELIEQGLLKEVPDNDGEAQNVKQSYVKNGHTLPVSGGGGGVISSGRSPGNQVKLPGESDFRMHPGRLTQPEDHRGRSPSDGDRRGALCSRGTGLHEEGWRSGGMGLHVHGEGEWKSNLAWQGQIHAQKDEGRRGGRLHPDDGQRRLGLQKAPSEDGRRRPAEAEWKPTLPRHASAEEGRTRRESDSHFVPELEALQDTLREPLPPKQSVMPPKWLMSSTPEPGNEGPPRTPSNHPATLYSSPSSGTSKPVRSVSSAGTSTHPLAPSALTPSSQGTKQPPLPPPKPVNRNNAAMLGDFSQATGGASLHPAKPSPPMPPKRTTPVTKRNTEDPTPSHPIIPSPHSVEDHSILPMGFQLPPPPPSPPLPTHIPPSPPRQHMHTHHLHHQHSYPHPLPQPIPMLFDPPSPTVESPQRPAPVPLHIMIQRALSSPGPAQPHPDGVQRAHALLFETPPEYQADRGRPLPVSIQPLKLSEDDYSEEEEEEDDEEEEEYDGEIPQPELEPRSRRCLVGDAGVCGLPGDNSSEEEEDEEEDERGQHDREDSDSDDQVAHKEEDSDEEDEPPLSALASRVKRKDTLALKLSSRPCAPDRDRFTQERSSREDQPLGQTGLTWQSREQWEAIRTQIGTALTRRLSQRPTAEELEQRNILQPKNQADRQAEVREIKRRLTRKLSQRPTVAELQARKILRFHEYVEVTEAQDYDRRADKPWTKLTPADKAAIRKELNDYKSTEMEVHEESRIYTRFHRP, from the exons ATGGCGTGCTGCTTCAGGTCCCGTCACCGTGGAAGCTGGACGCTCAGCAGCCCCCTTCCAG ATAATGAAACGGAGCAGCACCACAGCACAATGGTGGGAGAGGGGGGCAGCACAGGGGACACTACCCCTCCCCCAAAGCGTAAAGGCAAGTTTTCTACTATTGGCAAGATCTTCAAACCCTGGAAGTGGcggaagaagaaaagcagcgaAAAGTTCAAAGAAACATCCGAAG AACTGGAGAGAAAGATGTCGACTAGACGTACCCGACAGGAGCTCATAGAGCAGGGCCTGCTGAAGGAGGTCCCAGATAACG ATGGAGAGGcgcaaaatgtgaaacagtccTACGTTAAAAACGGCCACACGCTTCCAGTcagtggaggaggtggaggagtcATCAGCAGTGGGAGGAGCCCAGGTAACCAGGTCAAACTCCCAGGAGAGTCGGACTTTAGGATGCACCCTGGGAGGCTCACCCAGCCGGAGGACCACAGGGGCCGCTCTCCCTCAGACGGAGACCGCCGCGGAGCTTTGTGCTCCAGGGGCACCGGACTGCATGAGGAGGGGTGGAGAAGCGGGGGCATGGGGCTACACGTGCATGGGGAGGGTGAATGGAAGTCCAACCTGGCCTGGCAGGGACAGATCCACGCTCAGAAGGACGAAGGCAGGCGCGGGGGCAGACTCCACCCCGACGATGGGCAGAGAAGGCTGGGGCTGCAGAAGGCCCCGTCGGAGGACGGCAGGAGGCGACCGGCAGAAGCAGAGTGGAAGCCGACGCTTCCTCGACATGCCTCCGCAGAGGAGGGAAGGACCCGCAGAG AGTCAGACAGCCATTTTGTACCTGAACTGGAGGCGCTGCAGGACACTCTTCGTGAACCTCTGCCGCCTAAGCAGTCGGTCATGCCTCCCAAGTGGCTGATGAGTTCCACCCCTGAGCCCGGAAACGAGGGCCCGCCTCGGACGCCGTCCAACCACCCCGCGACCCTTTACTCGTCCCCCTCCTCCGGGACTTCCAAACCCGTTCGGTCCGTGTCTTCTGCGGGAACCAGCACGCATCCGCTTGCACCCTCAGCCCTGACGCCCTCCTCTCAGGGCACCAAGCAGCCTCCTCTGCCTCCACCCAAGCCCGTAAACCGGAACAACGCGGCCATGCTGG GCGACTTCAGTCAAGCCACGGGGGGTGCGAGTCTCCATCCGGCTAAGCCCTCCCCTCCAATGCCTCCTAAGAGGACAACCCCGGTCACTAAGCGCAACACGGAGGACCCCACTCCGAGCCATCCCATCATTCCGTCCCCGCACTCTGTGGAGGACCACAGCATCCTCCCCATGGGCTTCCAGctgccccctcctcctccttccccacCCCTGCCGACCCACATACCGCCCTCTCCGCCCCGCCAGCACATGCACACCCACCACCTCCACCATCAGCACTCCTACCCGCACCCTCTTCCGCAGCCCATACCGATGCTGTTCGACCCACCGAGCCCAACCGTGGAGTCGCCCCAGCGCCCCGCCCCCGTCCCGCTGCACATCATGATCCAGCGAGCGCTGTCCAGTCCTGGCCCGGCGCAGCCTCATCCGGACGGGGTGCAGCGGGCACACGCGCTGCTTTTCGAAACCCCTCCGGAGTATCAAGCAGATCGCGGCCGACCTCTCCCCGTCAGCATTCAGCCTCTAAAGCT GTCTGAAGATGACTACtcggaggaagaagaggaagaagatgacgaggaagaagaggagtATGACGGTGAAATCCCCCAGCCGGAGCTGGAGCCACGGAGTCGCCGCTGCCTGGTCGGGGATGCTGGTGTTTGTGGCCTTCCTGGGGACAACAgcagtgaggaggaggaagacgaggaagaGGACGAGCGAGGACAGCATGACAGGGAGGACAGcgattcagatgatcaggtgGCCCATAAAGAGGAAGACTCTGATGAAGAGGACGAACCCCCACTCA GTGCCCTGGCCAGCAGGGTCAAGAGGAAGGACACTCTGGCTCTGAAGCTGAGCAGCCGTCCCTGCGCCCCAGACAGGGACAggttcacacaggagagaagcagcagagaggacCAGCCTCTGGGTCAGACGGGCCTGACCTGGCAGAGCAGGGAGCAGTGGGAGGCCATTCGTACACAGATTGGCACCGCACTCACACG GCGGCTCAGCCAGAGACCGACTGCTGAGGAGCTTGAGCAAAGGAACATCCTTCAGC ccaAAAATCAAGCTGATAGGCAAGCGGAGGTCAGGGAGATCAAACGGCGTCTGACCAGAAAG CTGAGTCAACGACCCACAGTCGCAGAGCTGCAGGCGAGAAAGATCCTGCGTTTCCACGAGTATGTGGAAGTCACAGAGGCCCAGGACTACGACCGGAGGGCGGACAAACCATGGACCAAGCTGACTCCTGCAGACAAG GCCGCCATCCGGAAGGAGCTCAACGACTATAAAAGCACTGAAATGGAAGTTCATGAAGAGAGTAGAATTTACACAAG GTTTCATCGGCCTTAG
- the phactr4b gene encoding phosphatase and actin regulator 4B isoform X1 — MACCFRSRHRGSWTLSSPLPDNETEQHHSTMVGEGGSTGDTTPPPKRKGKFSTIGKIFKPWKWRKKKSSEKFKETSEELERKMSTRRTRQELIEQGLLKEVPDNDGEAQNVKQSYVKNGHTLPVSGGGGGVISSGRSPGNQVKLPGESDFRMHPGRLTQPEDHRGRSPSDGDRRGALCSRGTGLHEEGWRSGGMGLHVHGEGEWKSNLAWQGQIHAQKDEGRRGGRLHPDDGQRRLGLQKAPSEDGRRRPAEAEWKPTLPRHASAEEGRTRRESDSHFVPELEALQDTLREPLPPKQSVMPPKWLMSSTPEPGNEGPPRTPSNHPATLYSSPSSGTSKPVRSVSSAGTSTHPLAPSALTPSSQGTKQPPLPPPKPVNRNNAAMLVSALQGGENAQLPLYWSCWKRECDYDVYLSLPVYLCRRAGGLRSGDFSQATGGASLHPAKPSPPMPPKRTTPVTKRNTEDPTPSHPIIPSPHSVEDHSILPMGFQLPPPPPSPPLPTHIPPSPPRQHMHTHHLHHQHSYPHPLPQPIPMLFDPPSPTVESPQRPAPVPLHIMIQRALSSPGPAQPHPDGVQRAHALLFETPPEYQADRGRPLPVSIQPLKLSEDDYSEEEEEEDDEEEEEYDGEIPQPELEPRSRRCLVGDAGVCGLPGDNSSEEEEDEEEDERGQHDREDSDSDDQVAHKEEDSDEEDEPPLSALASRVKRKDTLALKLSSRPCAPDRDRFTQERSSREDQPLGQTGLTWQSREQWEAIRTQIGTALTRRLSQRPTAEELEQRNILQPKNQADRQAEVREIKRRLTRKLSQRPTVAELQARKILRFHEYVEVTEAQDYDRRADKPWTKLTPADKAAIRKELNDYKSTEMEVHEESRIYTRFHRP; from the exons ATGGCGTGCTGCTTCAGGTCCCGTCACCGTGGAAGCTGGACGCTCAGCAGCCCCCTTCCAG ATAATGAAACGGAGCAGCACCACAGCACAATGGTGGGAGAGGGGGGCAGCACAGGGGACACTACCCCTCCCCCAAAGCGTAAAGGCAAGTTTTCTACTATTGGCAAGATCTTCAAACCCTGGAAGTGGcggaagaagaaaagcagcgaAAAGTTCAAAGAAACATCCGAAG AACTGGAGAGAAAGATGTCGACTAGACGTACCCGACAGGAGCTCATAGAGCAGGGCCTGCTGAAGGAGGTCCCAGATAACG ATGGAGAGGcgcaaaatgtgaaacagtccTACGTTAAAAACGGCCACACGCTTCCAGTcagtggaggaggtggaggagtcATCAGCAGTGGGAGGAGCCCAGGTAACCAGGTCAAACTCCCAGGAGAGTCGGACTTTAGGATGCACCCTGGGAGGCTCACCCAGCCGGAGGACCACAGGGGCCGCTCTCCCTCAGACGGAGACCGCCGCGGAGCTTTGTGCTCCAGGGGCACCGGACTGCATGAGGAGGGGTGGAGAAGCGGGGGCATGGGGCTACACGTGCATGGGGAGGGTGAATGGAAGTCCAACCTGGCCTGGCAGGGACAGATCCACGCTCAGAAGGACGAAGGCAGGCGCGGGGGCAGACTCCACCCCGACGATGGGCAGAGAAGGCTGGGGCTGCAGAAGGCCCCGTCGGAGGACGGCAGGAGGCGACCGGCAGAAGCAGAGTGGAAGCCGACGCTTCCTCGACATGCCTCCGCAGAGGAGGGAAGGACCCGCAGAG AGTCAGACAGCCATTTTGTACCTGAACTGGAGGCGCTGCAGGACACTCTTCGTGAACCTCTGCCGCCTAAGCAGTCGGTCATGCCTCCCAAGTGGCTGATGAGTTCCACCCCTGAGCCCGGAAACGAGGGCCCGCCTCGGACGCCGTCCAACCACCCCGCGACCCTTTACTCGTCCCCCTCCTCCGGGACTTCCAAACCCGTTCGGTCCGTGTCTTCTGCGGGAACCAGCACGCATCCGCTTGCACCCTCAGCCCTGACGCCCTCCTCTCAGGGCACCAAGCAGCCTCCTCTGCCTCCACCCAAGCCCGTAAACCGGAACAACGCGGCCATGCTGG TATCCGCCCTGCAGGGGGGAGAAAACGCTCAGCTTCCCCTCTACTGGTCCTGCTGGAAGCGAGAGTGCGACTACGATGTCTACCTGTCTCTGCCCGTCTACCTGTGCCGGCGGGCCGGAGGCCTGCGCTCAG GCGACTTCAGTCAAGCCACGGGGGGTGCGAGTCTCCATCCGGCTAAGCCCTCCCCTCCAATGCCTCCTAAGAGGACAACCCCGGTCACTAAGCGCAACACGGAGGACCCCACTCCGAGCCATCCCATCATTCCGTCCCCGCACTCTGTGGAGGACCACAGCATCCTCCCCATGGGCTTCCAGctgccccctcctcctccttccccacCCCTGCCGACCCACATACCGCCCTCTCCGCCCCGCCAGCACATGCACACCCACCACCTCCACCATCAGCACTCCTACCCGCACCCTCTTCCGCAGCCCATACCGATGCTGTTCGACCCACCGAGCCCAACCGTGGAGTCGCCCCAGCGCCCCGCCCCCGTCCCGCTGCACATCATGATCCAGCGAGCGCTGTCCAGTCCTGGCCCGGCGCAGCCTCATCCGGACGGGGTGCAGCGGGCACACGCGCTGCTTTTCGAAACCCCTCCGGAGTATCAAGCAGATCGCGGCCGACCTCTCCCCGTCAGCATTCAGCCTCTAAAGCT GTCTGAAGATGACTACtcggaggaagaagaggaagaagatgacgaggaagaagaggagtATGACGGTGAAATCCCCCAGCCGGAGCTGGAGCCACGGAGTCGCCGCTGCCTGGTCGGGGATGCTGGTGTTTGTGGCCTTCCTGGGGACAACAgcagtgaggaggaggaagacgaggaagaGGACGAGCGAGGACAGCATGACAGGGAGGACAGcgattcagatgatcaggtgGCCCATAAAGAGGAAGACTCTGATGAAGAGGACGAACCCCCACTCA GTGCCCTGGCCAGCAGGGTCAAGAGGAAGGACACTCTGGCTCTGAAGCTGAGCAGCCGTCCCTGCGCCCCAGACAGGGACAggttcacacaggagagaagcagcagagaggacCAGCCTCTGGGTCAGACGGGCCTGACCTGGCAGAGCAGGGAGCAGTGGGAGGCCATTCGTACACAGATTGGCACCGCACTCACACG GCGGCTCAGCCAGAGACCGACTGCTGAGGAGCTTGAGCAAAGGAACATCCTTCAGC ccaAAAATCAAGCTGATAGGCAAGCGGAGGTCAGGGAGATCAAACGGCGTCTGACCAGAAAG CTGAGTCAACGACCCACAGTCGCAGAGCTGCAGGCGAGAAAGATCCTGCGTTTCCACGAGTATGTGGAAGTCACAGAGGCCCAGGACTACGACCGGAGGGCGGACAAACCATGGACCAAGCTGACTCCTGCAGACAAG GCCGCCATCCGGAAGGAGCTCAACGACTATAAAAGCACTGAAATGGAAGTTCATGAAGAGAGTAGAATTTACACAAG GTTTCATCGGCCTTAG
- the phactr4b gene encoding phosphatase and actin regulator 4B isoform X2 → MGQSLRVEIPAQDPQQQSSGDNETEQHHSTMVGEGGSTGDTTPPPKRKGKFSTIGKIFKPWKWRKKKSSEKFKETSEELERKMSTRRTRQELIEQGLLKEVPDNDGEAQNVKQSYVKNGHTLPVSGGGGGVISSGRSPGNQVKLPGESDFRMHPGRLTQPEDHRGRSPSDGDRRGALCSRGTGLHEEGWRSGGMGLHVHGEGEWKSNLAWQGQIHAQKDEGRRGGRLHPDDGQRRLGLQKAPSEDGRRRPAEAEWKPTLPRHASAEEGRTRRESDSHFVPELEALQDTLREPLPPKQSVMPPKWLMSSTPEPGNEGPPRTPSNHPATLYSSPSSGTSKPVRSVSSAGTSTHPLAPSALTPSSQGTKQPPLPPPKPVNRNNAAMLVSALQGGENAQLPLYWSCWKRECDYDVYLSLPVYLCRRAGGLRSGDFSQATGGASLHPAKPSPPMPPKRTTPVTKRNTEDPTPSHPIIPSPHSVEDHSILPMGFQLPPPPPSPPLPTHIPPSPPRQHMHTHHLHHQHSYPHPLPQPIPMLFDPPSPTVESPQRPAPVPLHIMIQRALSSPGPAQPHPDGVQRAHALLFETPPEYQADRGRPLPVSIQPLKLSEDDYSEEEEEEDDEEEEEYDGEIPQPELEPRSRRCLVGDAGVCGLPGDNSSEEEEDEEEDERGQHDREDSDSDDQVAHKEEDSDEEDEPPLSALASRVKRKDTLALKLSSRPCAPDRDRFTQERSSREDQPLGQTGLTWQSREQWEAIRTQIGTALTRRLSQRPTAEELEQRNILQPKNQADRQAEVREIKRRLTRKLSQRPTVAELQARKILRFHEYVEVTEAQDYDRRADKPWTKLTPADKAAIRKELNDYKSTEMEVHEESRIYTRFHRP, encoded by the exons ATAATGAAACGGAGCAGCACCACAGCACAATGGTGGGAGAGGGGGGCAGCACAGGGGACACTACCCCTCCCCCAAAGCGTAAAGGCAAGTTTTCTACTATTGGCAAGATCTTCAAACCCTGGAAGTGGcggaagaagaaaagcagcgaAAAGTTCAAAGAAACATCCGAAG AACTGGAGAGAAAGATGTCGACTAGACGTACCCGACAGGAGCTCATAGAGCAGGGCCTGCTGAAGGAGGTCCCAGATAACG ATGGAGAGGcgcaaaatgtgaaacagtccTACGTTAAAAACGGCCACACGCTTCCAGTcagtggaggaggtggaggagtcATCAGCAGTGGGAGGAGCCCAGGTAACCAGGTCAAACTCCCAGGAGAGTCGGACTTTAGGATGCACCCTGGGAGGCTCACCCAGCCGGAGGACCACAGGGGCCGCTCTCCCTCAGACGGAGACCGCCGCGGAGCTTTGTGCTCCAGGGGCACCGGACTGCATGAGGAGGGGTGGAGAAGCGGGGGCATGGGGCTACACGTGCATGGGGAGGGTGAATGGAAGTCCAACCTGGCCTGGCAGGGACAGATCCACGCTCAGAAGGACGAAGGCAGGCGCGGGGGCAGACTCCACCCCGACGATGGGCAGAGAAGGCTGGGGCTGCAGAAGGCCCCGTCGGAGGACGGCAGGAGGCGACCGGCAGAAGCAGAGTGGAAGCCGACGCTTCCTCGACATGCCTCCGCAGAGGAGGGAAGGACCCGCAGAG AGTCAGACAGCCATTTTGTACCTGAACTGGAGGCGCTGCAGGACACTCTTCGTGAACCTCTGCCGCCTAAGCAGTCGGTCATGCCTCCCAAGTGGCTGATGAGTTCCACCCCTGAGCCCGGAAACGAGGGCCCGCCTCGGACGCCGTCCAACCACCCCGCGACCCTTTACTCGTCCCCCTCCTCCGGGACTTCCAAACCCGTTCGGTCCGTGTCTTCTGCGGGAACCAGCACGCATCCGCTTGCACCCTCAGCCCTGACGCCCTCCTCTCAGGGCACCAAGCAGCCTCCTCTGCCTCCACCCAAGCCCGTAAACCGGAACAACGCGGCCATGCTGG TATCCGCCCTGCAGGGGGGAGAAAACGCTCAGCTTCCCCTCTACTGGTCCTGCTGGAAGCGAGAGTGCGACTACGATGTCTACCTGTCTCTGCCCGTCTACCTGTGCCGGCGGGCCGGAGGCCTGCGCTCAG GCGACTTCAGTCAAGCCACGGGGGGTGCGAGTCTCCATCCGGCTAAGCCCTCCCCTCCAATGCCTCCTAAGAGGACAACCCCGGTCACTAAGCGCAACACGGAGGACCCCACTCCGAGCCATCCCATCATTCCGTCCCCGCACTCTGTGGAGGACCACAGCATCCTCCCCATGGGCTTCCAGctgccccctcctcctccttccccacCCCTGCCGACCCACATACCGCCCTCTCCGCCCCGCCAGCACATGCACACCCACCACCTCCACCATCAGCACTCCTACCCGCACCCTCTTCCGCAGCCCATACCGATGCTGTTCGACCCACCGAGCCCAACCGTGGAGTCGCCCCAGCGCCCCGCCCCCGTCCCGCTGCACATCATGATCCAGCGAGCGCTGTCCAGTCCTGGCCCGGCGCAGCCTCATCCGGACGGGGTGCAGCGGGCACACGCGCTGCTTTTCGAAACCCCTCCGGAGTATCAAGCAGATCGCGGCCGACCTCTCCCCGTCAGCATTCAGCCTCTAAAGCT GTCTGAAGATGACTACtcggaggaagaagaggaagaagatgacgaggaagaagaggagtATGACGGTGAAATCCCCCAGCCGGAGCTGGAGCCACGGAGTCGCCGCTGCCTGGTCGGGGATGCTGGTGTTTGTGGCCTTCCTGGGGACAACAgcagtgaggaggaggaagacgaggaagaGGACGAGCGAGGACAGCATGACAGGGAGGACAGcgattcagatgatcaggtgGCCCATAAAGAGGAAGACTCTGATGAAGAGGACGAACCCCCACTCA GTGCCCTGGCCAGCAGGGTCAAGAGGAAGGACACTCTGGCTCTGAAGCTGAGCAGCCGTCCCTGCGCCCCAGACAGGGACAggttcacacaggagagaagcagcagagaggacCAGCCTCTGGGTCAGACGGGCCTGACCTGGCAGAGCAGGGAGCAGTGGGAGGCCATTCGTACACAGATTGGCACCGCACTCACACG GCGGCTCAGCCAGAGACCGACTGCTGAGGAGCTTGAGCAAAGGAACATCCTTCAGC ccaAAAATCAAGCTGATAGGCAAGCGGAGGTCAGGGAGATCAAACGGCGTCTGACCAGAAAG CTGAGTCAACGACCCACAGTCGCAGAGCTGCAGGCGAGAAAGATCCTGCGTTTCCACGAGTATGTGGAAGTCACAGAGGCCCAGGACTACGACCGGAGGGCGGACAAACCATGGACCAAGCTGACTCCTGCAGACAAG GCCGCCATCCGGAAGGAGCTCAACGACTATAAAAGCACTGAAATGGAAGTTCATGAAGAGAGTAGAATTTACACAAG GTTTCATCGGCCTTAG